In the genome of Actinomadura graeca, one region contains:
- a CDS encoding SAM-dependent methyltransferase: protein MEGAQVPPVPEESPAPDSPVIDTTVPHSARIWNYWLGGKDNYPVDRAAGDRYVEAYPGILDIARGGRAFLTRAVRYLAGEAGVRQFLDCGTGLPTADNTHEVAQRVAPESHVVYIDNDPLVLSHAQALLTSAPEGATSYVEADLRDPDGILGLAAAELDFGEPVALLLMGVLGHLGDHGEALGVVRRLAAALPRGGYLALYDDTDTDDAHNLAQQEYDDTGAVPYRLRPPEQIAAYFDGFDLVPPGIVRCERWRPEPCGRGEPVRTSTLCGVGRKP from the coding sequence ATGGAAGGAGCGCAGGTGCCCCCCGTGCCCGAGGAGTCTCCAGCGCCCGATTCGCCGGTGATCGATACGACCGTCCCGCATTCGGCGCGTATCTGGAACTACTGGCTGGGCGGCAAGGACAATTATCCCGTCGACCGGGCCGCGGGCGACCGGTACGTCGAGGCGTACCCCGGCATCCTCGACATCGCGCGCGGCGGGCGTGCCTTCCTCACGCGGGCCGTCCGCTACCTGGCGGGCGAGGCCGGCGTCCGGCAGTTCCTCGACTGCGGGACGGGCCTGCCGACCGCCGACAACACCCATGAGGTCGCCCAGCGGGTCGCCCCGGAGTCGCACGTCGTGTACATCGACAACGACCCGCTCGTGCTGTCCCACGCGCAGGCGCTGCTCACCAGCGCCCCCGAGGGCGCCACCAGCTACGTCGAGGCCGACCTGCGCGACCCCGACGGGATCCTCGGCCTCGCCGCGGCCGAGCTGGACTTCGGCGAGCCCGTCGCCCTGCTGCTGATGGGCGTGCTGGGGCACCTGGGCGACCACGGCGAGGCCCTCGGGGTCGTCCGGCGGCTGGCCGCCGCGCTGCCGCGCGGCGGCTACCTCGCGCTGTACGACGACACCGACACCGACGACGCGCACAACCTGGCGCAGCAGGAGTACGACGACACCGGCGCCGTCCCGTACCGGCTCCGGCCGCCGGAGCAGATCGCCGCCTACTTCGACGGGTTCGACCTGGTCCCGCCGGGCATCGTGCGCTGCGAGCGGTGGCGGCCGGAGCCGTGCGGGCGCGGCGAGCCCGTCCGGACGTCCACCCTGTGCGGGGTGGGCCGCAAGCCCTAG
- a CDS encoding alpha/beta fold hydrolase — protein MTITFRRPGLVCTDHFLDVPLDHAAPDGPSVRVYAREVAAAGKEDADLPWLLFLQGGPGYKANRPGAGSGAWLDRALRDYRVLLLDQRGTGRSTPANRQTLPSDPQEAAACLRHFRADSIVRDAELLRRHLVGDRPWSVLGQSFGGFCAVTYLSFAPEGLREVFITGGLPSLTATPDEWYRASYRRIAAANERYFARYPGDQDVARRIVARLEEADERLPGGERLSAWRFQTVGMDLGHSSRFDDLHYLLEEAFLPDGRLSDTFLHQVGDAVSFATHPLYAVVHEACLGNGMRSGWSADRVLAEFPQFDPHADPFRFLGETIHRRLFEEDPALIPLRECADLIAESEWPALYDAERLAATTVPVAAAVYHDDMYVDRDMSLETAAAIRGIRTWVTSEYAHNGLAADARVLDRLIALVRGEV, from the coding sequence ATGACGATCACCTTCCGCCGCCCCGGCCTCGTCTGCACCGACCACTTCCTGGACGTCCCGCTCGACCACGCCGCGCCGGACGGGCCGTCCGTCCGCGTCTACGCGCGTGAGGTCGCCGCGGCGGGCAAGGAGGACGCGGATCTGCCGTGGCTGCTGTTCCTCCAGGGCGGCCCCGGCTACAAGGCGAACCGGCCGGGCGCGGGGTCGGGGGCCTGGCTGGACCGGGCGCTCCGCGACTACCGGGTGCTGCTCCTCGACCAGCGCGGCACCGGCCGCAGCACGCCCGCGAACCGGCAGACCCTCCCGTCCGATCCCCAGGAGGCCGCCGCCTGCCTGCGGCACTTCCGCGCCGACTCGATCGTGCGGGACGCCGAGCTGCTGCGCCGCCACCTCGTCGGCGACCGCCCGTGGAGCGTCCTCGGGCAGAGCTTCGGCGGCTTCTGCGCGGTGACGTACCTGTCGTTCGCCCCCGAGGGGCTGAGGGAGGTGTTCATCACCGGCGGCCTGCCCAGCCTCACCGCCACGCCGGACGAGTGGTACCGGGCGTCTTACCGCAGGATCGCGGCGGCGAACGAGCGGTACTTCGCCCGCTACCCCGGTGACCAGGACGTCGCGCGCAGGATCGTCGCGCGCCTGGAGGAGGCCGACGAGCGACTCCCGGGCGGGGAGCGCCTGTCGGCGTGGCGCTTCCAGACCGTCGGCATGGACCTGGGGCACTCGTCCCGTTTCGACGATCTGCACTATCTGCTGGAGGAGGCGTTCCTCCCGGACGGCCGCCTGTCGGACACGTTCCTGCACCAGGTCGGCGACGCGGTGTCGTTCGCCACGCACCCGCTCTACGCGGTCGTCCACGAGGCGTGCCTGGGCAACGGGATGCGGTCCGGCTGGTCGGCGGACCGGGTCCTCGCGGAGTTCCCCCAGTTCGATCCGCACGCCGACCCGTTCCGGTTCCTCGGCGAGACGATCCACCGGCGGCTGTTCGAGGAGGACCCGGCGCTGATCCCGCTGCGCGAGTGCGCGGACCTGATCGCCGAGTCGGAGTGGCCCGCGCTGTACGACGCGGAGCGGCTCGCGGCCACGACCGTCCCGGTGGCAGCCGCCGTCTACCACGACGACATGTACGTCGACCGCGACATGTCGCTGGAGACCGCCGCGGCGATCCGGGGGATCCGCACGTGGGTGACCAGCGAGTACGCGCACAACGGGCTGGCCGCCGACGCCCGGGTGCTGGACCGGCTGATCGCCCTCGTGCGCGGCGAGGTCTAG
- a CDS encoding TNT domain-containing protein gives MAVRRRRLRDALLFGPQRTRRSFDENVGKIVAGLCLAAVLCAGTVGWSFLRSRLQEQKREQARQSQQGAVPEGAAAQVPADWVGSQVTFARLRAALTQAGVPSTLYVLPGQPRPPARRASSYYVVARGADQFTGGIVEFEQGRVAAQFPTEDEACRWLYGELAVKETPPHVLTPQGEQEALRQGTALAADARAKINLGGGAAVAYPLPQGRFVDQFGQESGSVLFPFGMPFAQRGLPPAARAGAVPGAPPGYLRYRVVKPFLVTASISAAAPRSPGGGVRFTVNAGLFPRPPALPTVRWLMRNGYLERVSGTAVPG, from the coding sequence GTGGCGGTGCGGCGCCGGCGGCTCCGGGACGCGCTGCTGTTCGGGCCGCAGCGGACGCGCCGCAGCTTCGACGAGAACGTCGGGAAGATCGTCGCCGGGCTGTGCCTGGCGGCGGTGCTGTGCGCGGGGACGGTCGGCTGGTCGTTCCTGCGGTCGCGGCTCCAGGAGCAGAAGCGGGAGCAGGCGCGGCAGTCGCAGCAGGGGGCCGTCCCGGAGGGCGCCGCGGCGCAGGTGCCGGCCGACTGGGTGGGGAGCCAGGTCACCTTCGCGCGGCTGCGTGCCGCGCTGACGCAGGCCGGTGTCCCGAGCACGCTGTACGTCCTGCCGGGGCAGCCCCGGCCTCCCGCCCGGCGGGCGTCCAGCTACTACGTGGTCGCGCGGGGCGCGGACCAGTTCACCGGCGGGATCGTCGAGTTCGAGCAGGGCCGCGTCGCCGCGCAGTTCCCCACCGAGGACGAGGCGTGCCGGTGGCTGTACGGGGAGCTGGCCGTCAAGGAGACGCCCCCGCACGTCCTCACCCCTCAGGGCGAGCAGGAGGCCCTGCGGCAGGGGACGGCGCTCGCGGCCGACGCCCGCGCCAAGATCAACCTCGGGGGCGGCGCGGCGGTCGCCTACCCGCTGCCCCAGGGACGGTTCGTGGACCAGTTCGGCCAGGAGAGCGGGTCGGTGCTGTTCCCGTTCGGCATGCCGTTCGCGCAGCGCGGCCTTCCTCCGGCGGCGCGCGCCGGCGCGGTCCCCGGGGCCCCGCCGGGGTACCTGCGGTACCGGGTGGTCAAGCCTTTCCTGGTCACCGCGTCGATCTCCGCCGCGGCGCCGCGCAGCCCGGGCGGCGGCGTCCGGTTCACCGTGAACGCCGGGCTGTTCCCGCGTCCGCCCGCGCTGCCGACGGTCCGGTGGCTGATGCGCAACGGCTACCTTGAGCGGGTCTCCGGCACGGCCGTGCCGGGGTAG
- a CDS encoding ABC transporter permease has product MWHPGLVARRMAGDRTLVLAACATALFATTVLAALYGYTGSVTREGLRRTLAEAAFDSAGTRIAGHVPSGGLDAARAQVDGALRQVYRDIPLTVSVGVRSDSYTLPGQERSEHPELTAFESFTGIEQHARLTQGRWPGGNAARGAEVEAVLPGAAARTLRVGVGDPLSLRGRVDTASAVRVKVVGLFEVNRQDDYFWQGDRLITTGAERLDYTTYGPFVVRPEVFAGRFTGSGADARWTVMPDLRHVDTGDLAALGRRVAGTRAALEKGGGTQYTTVTNLPALTDRLHGAVMVARSTMLIPVLQLVMLAGYAWVLVARLLADHRRGGVALLRTRGAGMRQLAWLGLAEGALIVLPAAVLGPLLAAPLLRLAGRAPAVRAAGLDLDAGPLAPLWAVSAVTAVACAVALTVPTLRGANRTFVEVQAGMGRTARSRLRGSGGDLALLLVAALAVWQLSRYGASGTGGTSGADGAAGGTSGIDPVIVSGPALALLAGGVLLLRLVPVASRIAERVTAGGRGLAPALGARQVGRRPLRYAGPALLLVMAMAVGVLSVTTMATWRRSQSDQADFQTGADLRLERSGKPGAPAALGQGGRFAALPGVTAATAVLREDANVGSTAGTLLAADTRALAPILRVGPGLRDGLRLGELARARPAVPALAFPGRPGRLLFDLRLRRLPGKPPPQLDPDPPPLRGTYQVAATIEDARGLAQRVVLDGLRPDGRTRTVAVDSAELAGPGGLPSYPLSLRGLHYVFDDNDRSGPLELGVLRVRGEGTGDATAPAGIRWNLLQEPADDPRSPEAAGKGAGSVTPTLRIPATPGVHGWDIGTGRTLHAMAATSPPGPRRPAGERVQPAVPGVITAETARRARVGAGGTVTLDTADGGQPVRVAGIVRALPGTPPGRPAVLVDLPTLTELRLAAASAAPGSTRPGEWWASARDGRTAPAARAMAAHPAWGTVAGDRAALRSRLRDAPLGAALQGALVLGFGAALVFAFIAFAVNAAVSVRERAREFAVLRVLGVRPRQMTGMLAVEQAFLVAVGLLGGLLLGLVVARLVIPHIVLGVQAAPPYPPADLVVRWPVVLAMLGGVAAGFGLVLPLVIRVLRRRDLGAGLRAGEDG; this is encoded by the coding sequence ATGTGGCATCCGGGGCTGGTGGCCAGGCGGATGGCCGGTGACCGGACGCTGGTCCTGGCCGCCTGCGCGACGGCGCTGTTCGCCACGACCGTCCTCGCCGCGCTGTACGGCTACACGGGGTCGGTCACGAGGGAGGGGCTCCGGCGCACCCTCGCCGAGGCCGCCTTCGACTCGGCCGGGACGAGGATCGCCGGGCACGTCCCGAGCGGTGGCCTCGACGCCGCGCGCGCCCAGGTCGACGGGGCGCTGCGCCAGGTGTACCGGGACATTCCGCTGACCGTCTCGGTGGGCGTGCGGAGCGATTCCTACACCCTTCCCGGGCAGGAGCGGAGCGAGCACCCGGAACTGACCGCCTTCGAGAGCTTCACCGGGATCGAGCAGCACGCCCGGCTGACGCAGGGGCGCTGGCCCGGCGGGAACGCGGCGCGGGGCGCCGAGGTCGAGGCCGTCCTGCCGGGCGCGGCGGCCCGCACGCTGCGGGTCGGCGTCGGGGACCCGCTCTCCCTCCGCGGACGCGTCGACACGGCGTCGGCCGTGCGGGTGAAGGTCGTCGGGCTGTTCGAGGTGAACCGGCAGGACGACTACTTCTGGCAGGGCGACCGGCTGATCACGACCGGGGCCGAGCGCCTCGACTACACGACGTACGGGCCGTTCGTGGTGCGGCCCGAGGTGTTCGCGGGCCGTTTCACCGGCTCCGGCGCCGACGCCCGGTGGACGGTCATGCCCGACCTGCGGCACGTGGACACCGGGGACCTCGCGGCGCTCGGCCGCCGCGTCGCCGGGACCCGCGCCGCCCTGGAGAAGGGCGGCGGGACGCAGTACACCACGGTGACGAACCTCCCAGCGCTGACGGACCGGCTCCACGGGGCCGTCATGGTCGCGCGGTCGACGATGCTGATCCCGGTGCTCCAGCTCGTGATGCTGGCGGGGTACGCGTGGGTGCTGGTCGCGCGGCTGCTGGCCGACCACCGGCGCGGCGGGGTCGCGCTGCTGCGCACCCGCGGCGCCGGGATGCGCCAGCTCGCCTGGCTCGGCCTCGCCGAGGGGGCGCTGATCGTGCTGCCCGCCGCGGTGCTGGGCCCGCTGCTGGCGGCGCCGCTGCTGCGGCTCGCCGGGAGGGCGCCGGCGGTGCGGGCGGCCGGGCTGGACCTGGACGCGGGCCCGCTCGCGCCGCTGTGGGCGGTCTCGGCCGTCACCGCCGTGGCGTGCGCGGTCGCGCTGACCGTCCCGACGCTGCGCGGCGCCAACCGCACGTTCGTCGAGGTGCAGGCCGGGATGGGCCGGACGGCGCGGAGCAGGCTGCGCGGGTCCGGCGGCGATCTCGCGCTGCTGCTCGTCGCCGCCCTCGCGGTCTGGCAGCTCTCCCGCTACGGCGCCAGCGGGACGGGCGGGACGAGCGGCGCGGACGGTGCCGCAGGCGGCACGTCCGGCATCGACCCGGTCATCGTGTCCGGCCCCGCGCTGGCGCTCCTCGCCGGAGGGGTGCTGCTGCTGCGCCTGGTGCCGGTCGCGTCGCGGATCGCCGAGCGCGTCACCGCCGGGGGCCGCGGCCTCGCGCCCGCGCTCGGCGCACGGCAGGTCGGCCGCCGCCCGCTCCGGTACGCGGGACCGGCGTTGCTGCTGGTCATGGCCATGGCCGTGGGGGTGCTGTCGGTGACGACGATGGCGACCTGGCGCCGTTCACAATCCGACCAGGCCGATTTCCAGACCGGCGCCGACCTGAGGTTGGAGCGGTCCGGAAAGCCCGGTGCCCCGGCCGCGCTCGGCCAGGGCGGACGGTTCGCGGCCCTCCCCGGCGTCACCGCCGCGACCGCCGTGCTGCGCGAGGACGCCAACGTCGGCTCGACCGCCGGGACGCTGCTCGCCGCCGACACCAGGGCGCTGGCGCCGATCCTGCGCGTCGGGCCCGGGCTCCGGGACGGGCTGCGGCTCGGCGAGCTGGCCCGGGCCCGCCCGGCGGTGCCCGCGCTCGCGTTCCCCGGGCGTCCCGGACGGCTGCTGTTCGACCTGCGGCTCCGCAGGCTGCCCGGCAAGCCCCCGCCGCAGCTGGACCCCGACCCTCCGCCCCTGAGGGGCACCTACCAGGTGGCGGCCACCATCGAGGACGCGCGGGGGCTCGCGCAGCGGGTCGTCCTGGACGGGCTCCGGCCGGACGGCCGCACCCGGACCGTCGCCGTCGACTCCGCCGAGCTGGCGGGTCCCGGAGGGCTGCCGTCCTACCCGCTGTCGCTGCGCGGCCTGCACTACGTCTTCGACGACAACGACCGGTCCGGGCCGCTCGAACTCGGCGTGCTGCGCGTGCGCGGCGAGGGCACCGGGGACGCGACGGCGCCCGCCGGGATCCGCTGGAACCTGCTGCAGGAGCCCGCCGACGACCCCCGCTCCCCGGAGGCGGCAGGGAAGGGAGCCGGGAGTGTCACGCCGACCCTGAGGATCCCGGCGACCCCCGGCGTCCACGGCTGGGACATCGGCACCGGCAGGACCCTGCACGCGATGGCCGCCACGTCGCCTCCCGGCCCGCGCCGGCCCGCCGGGGAGCGCGTCCAGCCCGCCGTGCCCGGCGTCATCACCGCCGAGACGGCCAGGCGCGCCCGCGTGGGCGCCGGCGGCACCGTCACCCTCGACACCGCCGACGGCGGCCAGCCGGTCAGGGTCGCGGGGATCGTCCGCGCGCTGCCGGGCACGCCGCCCGGCCGGCCCGCCGTCCTGGTGGACCTGCCGACGCTGACCGAGCTGCGGCTCGCCGCCGCCAGCGCCGCGCCCGGCAGCACCCGTCCGGGCGAGTGGTGGGCGTCGGCGCGCGACGGCCGCACCGCCCCCGCCGCGCGGGCGATGGCCGCCCACCCCGCCTGGGGCACCGTCGCCGGGGACCGCGCCGCGCTGCGCTCCCGGCTCCGCGACGCGCCGCTCGGCGCCGCGCTCCAGGGCGCGCTCGTCCTCGGCTTCGGCGCGGCGCTGGTCTTCGCGTTCATCGCGTTCGCGGTGAACGCCGCCGTGTCGGTCCGCGAGCGCGCCCGGGAGTTCGCCGTGCTGCGCGTCCTCGGCGTCCGCCCCCGGCAGATGACCGGGATGCTGGCCGTCGAGCAGGCGTTCCTCGTCGCGGTCGGCCTGCTGGGCGGGCTGCTGCTCGGCCTGGTCGTGGCGCGGCTGGTCATCCCGCACATCGTGCTCGGCGTGCAGGCGGCGCCGCCGTACCCGCCCGCCGACCTGGTCGTCCGGTGGCCGGTCGTGCTCGCCATGCTCGGCGGGGTCGCCGCGGGCTTCGGCCTGGTGCTGCCCCTGGTGATCCGCGTGCTGCGCCGCCGCGACCTCGGCGCCGGGCTGCGCGCGGGGGAGGACGGATGA
- a CDS encoding pore-forming ESAT-6 family protein, whose protein sequence is MGANGRRSYDTGASGEAQANIQAIVSRLEALIGTRDTDVKTALADFQATGVDEEYRAKEIKWHTAANEVREIIRLVKATLESNDEHAQTALGKAGAAVQAI, encoded by the coding sequence GTGGGAGCCAACGGCCGCCGCAGCTACGACACCGGCGCCTCCGGTGAGGCCCAGGCCAACATCCAGGCGATCGTGTCCCGCCTGGAGGCGCTGATCGGCACGCGCGACACCGACGTCAAGACCGCCCTGGCCGACTTCCAGGCCACCGGCGTGGACGAGGAGTACCGCGCCAAGGAGATCAAGTGGCACACGGCCGCCAACGAGGTGCGTGAGATCATCCGGCTGGTCAAGGCGACGCTGGAGAGCAACGACGAGCACGCGCAGACGGCGCTGGGCAAGGCGGGCGCCGCCGTCCAGGCGATCTGA
- a CDS encoding BTAD domain-containing putative transcriptional regulator encodes MRFGVLGPVAVWTDDGGLVTVPGVKVRALLADLLLHEGRPVPADRLIDDLWGGEPPGNPAGALSAKVSQLRRVLEDAEPGARALVVSRPAGHLLAAEDVDARRFQALVDEARRAGDARARARLLGEALGLWRGEAFADFADEPFTRAAAARLEELRWTALEEHAEARLALGEHGALAGELGDAVAARPLRERLRAAHMRALYRAGRQHEALESYERGRALLAEELGLDPGAGLVALHQAILTQDPALDGPRSNLPVPAGELIGREGAVAEIRARLGADRLVTLTGPGGVGKTRLAIEAAAGLADAFADGVWMAELAGVERATVPDLAETVTAILDVRDRPGEHGTSLDRLAAALGARRLLLVLDNCEHVIDQAAELAERLLRRVPGVRVLATSREPLGLPGEVVWAVPPLEVPGPDDGPEEAARAGAVRLFAARAEAASRGFRLDAGTTAAVAVLCRRLDGIPLALELAATRVRTLGVEGLVTRLDDRFRVLAGGRRGAPPRQRTLTAMIDWSWDLLTGPERAVLRRLAVHADGCAVESAEAVCAGGDVPPAEVLDVLARLVDRSLVVMSERPGEGPRYRLLESVAAYGADRLREAGEHDRTRDLHVRYYTGLAERAEPLLRGHDQARWLRVLDVETANLRAAFDAAAGRGDADSALRMAGALGWYWFLRGRLSEALRSLDAALAQHGGGSWPRARAAVWRAGLGALAGAGTDWTARRDAALRLADEAGDAALAAWARWFLSFAGFEIDDVAVAAGVLDEALAAFRASGDTWGEAAALMLRAKQAHALGDPESLGRDAERAGALFGDLGDRWGRAQALEWLGGMAELTADYDRADRLHGEAQRMAEELHLWPDVAVRLAWRGWVAHLRGAQDEARRLAGRALRIASEQGHAQAVTFAEIVLALAARRDGRLDEAEERLTRLLKAVPPGEFPPLFLPLLQTGLGHVAEARGDAAAALEFQRDALATAITLDAPRDLVFAVEGLAAALSLRGRHEQAAELLGKAAAIRKASGLRPGPAEQDDIGRVTGRVRAALGDGAFAAAADAGAALDPGAILDRLDRRW; translated from the coding sequence ATGCGTTTCGGGGTGCTGGGGCCGGTCGCCGTCTGGACCGACGACGGGGGGCTCGTCACGGTGCCCGGGGTGAAGGTGCGGGCGCTGCTGGCGGACCTGCTGCTGCACGAGGGGCGGCCCGTCCCGGCGGACCGGCTGATCGACGACCTGTGGGGCGGGGAGCCGCCGGGGAACCCGGCGGGGGCGCTGTCGGCGAAGGTGTCGCAGCTGCGGCGGGTGCTGGAGGACGCCGAGCCGGGGGCGCGGGCGCTGGTGGTGTCGCGTCCGGCGGGGCATCTGCTGGCGGCCGAGGACGTGGACGCGCGGCGGTTCCAGGCGCTGGTGGACGAGGCGCGCCGGGCCGGGGACGCGCGGGCCAGGGCAAGGCTGCTGGGGGAGGCGCTGGGGCTGTGGCGCGGGGAGGCGTTCGCCGACTTCGCGGACGAGCCGTTCACGCGGGCGGCCGCCGCGCGGCTGGAGGAGCTGCGGTGGACGGCCCTGGAGGAGCACGCGGAGGCGCGTCTCGCGCTGGGCGAGCACGGCGCGCTGGCGGGGGAGCTGGGGGACGCGGTCGCCGCGCGGCCGCTGCGGGAGCGGCTGCGGGCCGCGCATATGCGGGCGCTGTACCGGGCGGGGCGGCAGCACGAGGCGCTGGAGAGCTACGAGCGCGGGCGGGCGCTGCTCGCGGAGGAGCTCGGCCTTGATCCGGGGGCCGGGCTGGTCGCCCTGCATCAGGCGATCCTGACGCAGGATCCGGCTTTGGACGGGCCCCGGTCGAACCTGCCGGTCCCGGCGGGCGAGCTGATCGGGCGGGAGGGGGCGGTGGCCGAGATCCGCGCGCGGCTCGGCGCCGACCGGCTCGTGACGCTGACCGGTCCCGGCGGGGTCGGCAAGACCCGGCTGGCCATCGAGGCGGCGGCGGGGCTCGCGGACGCGTTCGCCGACGGTGTGTGGATGGCCGAGCTTGCCGGGGTGGAGCGCGCGACGGTGCCGGATCTGGCCGAGACGGTGACGGCGATCCTGGACGTCCGGGACCGGCCGGGGGAGCACGGGACGTCCCTCGACCGGCTCGCGGCAGCGCTCGGGGCGCGGCGGCTGCTGCTCGTCCTGGACAACTGCGAGCATGTGATCGACCAGGCGGCGGAGCTGGCGGAGCGGCTGCTGCGGCGGGTCCCGGGGGTGCGGGTGCTCGCGACGAGCCGGGAGCCTCTCGGGCTGCCCGGCGAGGTGGTGTGGGCCGTCCCGCCGCTGGAGGTGCCCGGCCCGGACGACGGGCCGGAGGAGGCGGCGCGGGCGGGCGCGGTGCGGCTGTTCGCGGCGCGGGCGGAGGCGGCGTCGCGGGGGTTCCGGCTGGACGCGGGGACGACCGCGGCGGTCGCGGTGCTGTGCCGCAGGCTCGACGGCATCCCCCTCGCGCTGGAGCTGGCGGCGACGCGGGTCCGGACGCTCGGCGTGGAGGGGCTCGTGACGCGCCTGGACGACCGGTTCCGGGTGCTCGCGGGCGGCCGCCGGGGCGCGCCGCCCCGGCAGCGGACGCTCACCGCGATGATCGACTGGAGCTGGGACCTGCTCACCGGGCCGGAGCGGGCCGTGCTGCGGCGCCTCGCCGTGCACGCGGACGGCTGCGCGGTGGAGTCCGCCGAGGCCGTCTGCGCGGGCGGGGACGTTCCCCCGGCGGAGGTCCTCGACGTGCTCGCGCGGCTGGTCGACCGGTCGCTGGTCGTGATGTCCGAGCGTCCGGGGGAGGGGCCCCGGTACCGGCTGCTGGAGTCGGTCGCCGCGTACGGCGCGGACCGCCTGCGGGAGGCCGGGGAGCACGACAGGACGCGTGACCTGCACGTCCGGTATTACACCGGGCTGGCGGAGCGGGCGGAGCCGCTGTTGCGCGGGCACGACCAGGCGCGGTGGCTGCGGGTCCTGGACGTGGAGACCGCGAACCTGCGGGCGGCGTTCGACGCGGCGGCGGGACGCGGTGACGCGGACTCGGCGCTGCGGATGGCGGGTGCGCTCGGCTGGTACTGGTTCCTGCGGGGACGGCTGTCGGAGGCGCTGCGGTCGCTGGACGCGGCGCTCGCGCAGCACGGCGGCGGATCCTGGCCGAGGGCGCGGGCCGCCGTGTGGCGGGCCGGGCTCGGCGCGCTCGCCGGTGCCGGGACGGACTGGACGGCGCGCCGGGACGCGGCGCTCCGCCTCGCCGACGAGGCCGGTGACGCGGCGCTCGCCGCGTGGGCGCGGTGGTTCCTCTCCTTCGCCGGGTTCGAGATCGACGACGTGGCCGTGGCGGCGGGCGTCCTGGACGAGGCGCTCGCGGCGTTCCGCGCGTCCGGCGACACGTGGGGCGAGGCGGCGGCGCTGATGCTGCGGGCCAAGCAGGCGCATGCGCTCGGCGACCCGGAGTCCCTGGGGCGCGACGCCGAGCGGGCCGGCGCGCTGTTCGGCGACCTCGGCGACCGGTGGGGGCGGGCGCAGGCACTGGAGTGGCTCGGCGGCATGGCGGAGCTGACCGCCGACTACGACCGGGCCGACCGGCTGCACGGCGAGGCGCAGCGGATGGCCGAGGAGCTGCATCTGTGGCCGGACGTCGCCGTCCGGCTGGCGTGGCGCGGGTGGGTCGCGCACCTGCGCGGCGCCCAGGACGAGGCGCGCCGGCTGGCCGGGCGGGCGCTGCGGATCGCCTCCGAGCAGGGGCACGCGCAGGCGGTGACGTTCGCCGAGATCGTCCTCGCGCTGGCGGCGCGCCGGGACGGGCGGCTGGACGAGGCGGAGGAGCGGCTCACCCGGCTGCTCAAGGCCGTCCCGCCGGGGGAGTTCCCGCCGCTGTTCCTGCCGCTGCTCCAGACCGGGCTCGGGCACGTCGCGGAGGCGCGCGGTGACGCGGCGGCGGCGCTGGAGTTCCAGCGCGACGCCTTGGCCACCGCGATCACCCTGGACGCGCCGCGCGACCTGGTGTTCGCCGTCGAGGGCCTGGCGGCGGCGCTGAGCCTGCGGGGCCGCCACGAGCAGGCGGCGGAGCTGCTCGGCAAGGCGGCCGCGATCCGGAAGGCGTCGGGGCTGCGCCCCGGGCCCGCCGAGCAAGACGACATCGGCCGCGTCACCGGGCGGGTCCGCGCGGCGCTGGGCGACGGGGCGTTCGCCGCGGCGGCGGACGCGGGCGCCGCGCTCGACCCCGGCGCGATCCTGGACCGGCTCGATCGCCGATGGTGA
- a CDS encoding DUF6507 family protein codes for MSVYDIDGPGVGSVVGKVGGYVAGEGGKGDGGLVKQLSDFGDHVGDAGTAAASQPIGAALKEYVEHTRPGLKGMVTKTASCIEGAVKAVKAYNHADYEMVQEAQRQAANAPAPKIGK; via the coding sequence ATGAGCGTTTACGACATCGACGGCCCGGGGGTGGGATCCGTCGTCGGCAAGGTGGGCGGTTATGTCGCCGGCGAGGGCGGAAAAGGCGACGGCGGCCTGGTCAAACAGCTCTCCGACTTCGGCGACCACGTCGGCGACGCCGGGACCGCCGCGGCCAGCCAGCCGATCGGTGCCGCGCTGAAGGAGTACGTCGAGCACACCAGGCCCGGCCTCAAGGGCATGGTCACCAAGACCGCGAGCTGCATCGAGGGCGCCGTCAAGGCGGTCAAGGCGTACAACCACGCCGACTACGAGATGGTCCAGGAGGCCCAGAGGCAGGCCGCCAACGCGCCGGCTCCGAAGATCGGAAAGTGA